Proteins from a single region of Sphaerochaeta globosa str. Buddy:
- a CDS encoding sensor domain-containing diguanylate cyclase, with protein sequence MHQENLSELLYSLFNTIPDPFFVIGEDGTYLEVFGGTERSLYDDGKPMQGKNIYEFMPKEFADFYMQQVRHTLEINALNSFDYQLETNKVNLPEFNGPGGMQWFETRMFPLQKTYKGQRAVTAMIINITERRNLHKKLRELSYVDPLTGLYNRRYFLERVRIHLMEKGEAHIMLCDIDRFKDVNDQYGHLAGDAVLKEFARIARDVLKHNHAIARLGGDEFVMALTDLTDEQAYEVGESLRKRVEETSIYYQSTVLSICISIGIAKLSFEDLEKSELIADADRALYQAKAAGKNRVCLFSDPARGK encoded by the coding sequence ATGCATCAGGAGAACCTGTCAGAATTACTCTACTCTCTCTTCAACACCATACCCGACCCCTTTTTTGTCATCGGCGAAGATGGCACCTATTTGGAGGTATTCGGGGGGACCGAACGAAGTCTTTATGATGATGGTAAACCCATGCAAGGCAAGAATATTTACGAGTTCATGCCCAAGGAGTTTGCCGATTTCTATATGCAGCAGGTACGCCATACTCTGGAAATTAATGCTCTCAACAGCTTTGATTATCAGCTGGAAACAAACAAGGTAAACCTTCCAGAGTTCAATGGACCAGGAGGAATGCAATGGTTTGAAACCAGGATGTTCCCCCTGCAGAAGACGTATAAGGGACAACGGGCGGTTACCGCCATGATCATCAACATCACTGAACGGAGAAACCTGCATAAGAAGTTGCGGGAGCTCTCCTATGTCGATCCTTTGACCGGCCTGTATAACCGCCGCTACTTTCTGGAACGGGTACGAATCCACTTGATGGAGAAGGGCGAGGCCCACATCATGCTCTGCGATATCGACCGGTTCAAGGATGTGAATGACCAATATGGCCACTTAGCCGGTGACGCGGTGCTGAAGGAATTCGCCCGCATTGCCAGGGATGTCCTGAAGCACAATCACGCCATCGCCCGCTTAGGAGGGGATGAGTTTGTCATGGCATTGACGGACTTGACCGATGAGCAGGCATATGAGGTGGGTGAAAGCCTTAGGAAGCGGGTGGAAGAGACTTCGATTTACTACCAAAGCACCGTACTTTCCATTTGTATCAGTATCGGCATAGCAAAGCTCAGCTTCGAGGACTTGGAGAAAAGCGAGTTGATCGCCGATGCCGACCGTGCCCTCTATCAGGCAAAAGCAGCAGGAAAGAACCGGGTCTGCCTGTTCTCTGACCCTGCAAGGGGGAAGTAA